DNA sequence from the Dreissena polymorpha isolate Duluth1 chromosome 3, UMN_Dpol_1.0, whole genome shotgun sequence genome:
gctaaccacctgtggtctaATCGTGTCTGCATTTATTAACTTGAGAACTTCCAATACATTGTGGAAAAAGTTTGATACATTTATGTCTTTTTCGAAATCATTTAACTGTAAGCATTTTCATCTTTATTTAACGGGATTGTTTTTATCATTCGACGACAGACTTAACATGCGATGAGCCAACGCCTTCTCATACCCGAGTCAAATATGGCTGTACAAACGGTCTTTTGTACGGAAGTGAGTGCACCTTTCAGTGCGCAGATGGTTACATCATGCCAGAGGGCGTATCCAACAAGACAACGTGTGAGAAACGCGACTCGTCTTCCGTAGAATGGTCTTCCTTGCCGGAATGCGAAAGTATTTatattattgcatatttattattgcatatttattattattattattattattattattattattattattattattattattattattattattattattatttattgctttgCACCACAATATCTCGTCAAACGTATTACGAAActgttttaaatgtataaatgtatactAGTATATCTGTGTGTTATCCTAACGTAACGATGGTTGAGTGACGCCATATATCTATGTCGTATTTAAAGTGCGTAAAAACGCCGACACACcattaaaaaatatgacaatCAGGTATTTGTTGTGTTTGAAGAAAAGAGATGTCCTTTACCTTCTTCGCCCAAGAACGGAAATATCACATGCTCAAGTTCAACGCACGAATTCGGTAGCACGTGTTCCTTTTTTTGCCTTGATGGTTACCGCCTATCTGGGAGTTCATTTGCGTTTTGTCAGGCCAACGGACAGTGGAGTCTTACGGCTGATCAAGTCACTTGTAAAGGTACATGTCTATTTAAGTTTGTAACTATTACATCATTGTTTTAGTTATGTATTTGCATAATAATTCGTCGTGCCAATTGTCTCtctcaaattaaataattaaatgtgtgCGTGGCTTAAGcacgtttaatttaaaaaaaaacacaaaatagcaTTATCATTCGAATGTCTTTTCTGCTGAAAAAAGAATGAACGAAATGGCCAAGTATATTTTCCACACAAAAATGTAgctcatatacatatatatatatatatatatatatatatatatatatatatatatatatatatatatatatatatatatatacttatatttaattgtattttacataCTATTCTTAATAATCACATGTTATTTATAATCGTATAAATTTTCAATTCATTTCCAACTAATTGTTAGTTTGgaattcaacataaaaatgaaacacattttacacATGACACATTTTAGTTCTCTCAACCCATGCGTTCTTTTTATTATTCCGAACAATACTGATATGCAAACATGTATATACTTGTTATGATATTTCAAAGGTCTGCATTTGTTCTCATTATGATACTAAAAGTCCTAATTAGTTACCTCGCCTCCGTGTAATTTATGCATCCTGTTCCCTCTCTTTGGGTTTGAACATTTCATTGGTTTTCTAtgtgcaattttgaataaaacCACTAAACTTATTAACACCTGATGAAGTGATTTTAATGACATTGCACAAAATGAATTGACAGTTCAATctaaaaatgtacttttaataaaCGCAGACAACGAACCTCCAGTAATCACGTGTTCAAGTCACGTGTTTTACGCTGACAGCGGCACGTCAACAGCAATGGTTCATTGGCCGGAGCCTGTGGTTAAAGACAATATCAATCTCGACATAACGGCAGAGAAGCTCTCTATCATCAACCAAGGGGATTCACTAGAAGAAGGAACGTACCTGATTCCATACCGTGCAACCGATTCAGCAGGAAATTCTCACACGATGTTGTCAGAATGCAACGTTACCATTCAGGTCCAAGGTACAATCGTATGTTCCACAACTTTCTGAAGTAAACACACTGCATATGAGCAGTGCTCTGTAAAAAAGAGGTTTAatgtatttgcgtaaagtgtcgtcccagattaccctgtgcatttcgcacaggctaatcagggacgaaactttccgcttttataatatttttcgtttcaagaaagtcccttcttagtaaaactccagtttaggcgggaagtgtcgtctatgataagcatgtgcggaccgcacaggctaatctgggacgacactttaggcacatgcattaaaatcctTTTTtgcagagcgaggctcatattattatttattttttaatacaatgtgTGTATTGTTCATGAACATATTTTCCCGCTTATCTCTGATTCGAGTAGGGCAGCTGTCAGTTAATGGCGTGCTATGTGCACTCAGTAGTGGTAAACCAACTTACCCAGGAAAATTGTTATAGACCGCTTACCaccttaaattaattaaaatgtgtagtTTTTAATTAATGGAACAGCCAAACAAGGAAAAAGAACATACATTTAATTGTAAGAACATGTTattgattatataaaaaataatgtattcagTTGTGAAATGCGCAACCGGCCCGACGGACCGTTTAAATGACACCCGCTTTCTGAGGTACAACTGCTCCGACTCGACCTACTCCGATGGCGTCCAGTGTTCTCTGTTTTGCGATCTTAATCTCGACCTAGTCGGTGCAAGAATCCTTACATGCGAGCGTGATGGAACTTCCGGGGTTGGGATTTGGAAATGGAATTTCGGGGAGGAACCCTATTGCAATGGTACATATATTTAGTATaaaaggaaccctactagcctagctaacgttccaatcctataaactttagaTACTTGTAACCTATGTTGTTATACACATtcgtgaataaatatgtttaaaccaatattAAGTTAATGACGAACTTAATGTTAGGTATGTTATTAGTTTTGAGTGAAAAGGGACAAATTAAATGATTTGAACGTGAACTTGTTTTATCATTATatctttgtaataaaaaatagGACGTGTAGTCAAAATATCAAATACTTTAAGCTACGTTAACATATTTTTCAGCTGCGAccatgtttatgtttgttttctttaatgtACATTGTGTATTACACTGCATCGTATGATACGAGCTTGCGGCAAGGAGTTATTTCTTGATGTTTCTATTGTTCTTTCATGAgttttgtattaatattacagTGGTACAATGTCCGCCATTGGCACCACCAGCCAACGGCGCCATGAGTTACGACAGCATCAATGCAAGACCACTTTACGTCATGCTGTGTCAATCTCCATATGACAGTCCGGTCGTGGGTTCTCACTTCACCGGTAGACTCAGCTGCCAGGACAGTGGAACGTGGTACCCTTTGGACGCATTCCCCGACTGTATTAGTACGTAGCCAAAATGCCAAGGTTAATAATTGGTCTGTACTTAATGTATTTATGAGCAAAAGTGCTTATTGTTAATATAAGCATATACTAATATTAGTAATATTAGTATATGCTTATATTTACAGTAAGCACTTTTGCTTATAAATACAAGagatatacatttgataaaaaaaagatgCGGAAAAGTCAGCGTCTGTTTTGGTCATTATTttctttaaggaaaaaaattatggctattattttctgaaggccagtgtgagcactgtATTACAAAAACTAATCTTATAAATATTGTATGCGTGGAGCCTGtactaaataatgattattaacatttttataacgTATATCATTATTCTAATtcttattatgattattataagtagtacttgcagtagaagaagtagtatttgtaattgttaaaataaaagttatagttatagtagaagtaatagtagtaaagataaattagtagtagtagtaaaagtagtagtagaagtagtagtagtagtagtagtagtagtagtagtagtagtagtagtagtagtagtagtagtagtagtagtagcagtagtagaagtagtagtagaagtagtagtagtagtagtagtagtagta
Encoded proteins:
- the LOC127872371 gene encoding uncharacterized protein LOC127872371, encoding MVHWPEPVVKDNINLDITAEKLSIINQGDSLEEGTYLIPYRATDSAGNSHTMLSECNVTIQVQVVKCATGPTDRLNDTRFLRYNCSDSTYSDGVQCSLFCDLNLDLVGARILTCERDGTSGVGIWKWNFGEEPYCNVVQCPPLAPPANGAMSYDSINARPLYVMLCQSPYDSPVVGSHFTGRLSCQDSGTWYPLDAFPDCIISLWSDMVLPAELIYEGNCEDEKTKQTIREQVLKYLGTIKDDIDNSICPGKDCRVDNLVVVCGSRRKKHIIAKRQASLDSSRCC